The Juglans regia cultivar Chandler chromosome 1, Walnut 2.0, whole genome shotgun sequence nucleotide sequence TACACATAGTACGTCTTCATGAGCCTGATCACTCCTGAGTAGTACTCCAaaacattgtatatatctatatttatatctatataatatatagatatatgtattGCAGTGTCCAATTATTTGCTGGTTTTGAGTGCAGGCATTAACCCTAGCTGGCCTGGACTCATTTCATGATTTGGATACTTgtatttggatacttggcacGTCCCATGACTTCCATTGTAAAAAGGCTTTTACTCGTACATGAAGTGGTAATTAAGTACTTGACGAGATCAACAGGAAGCAATTtataaagcatatatataaattaatctctaaagccaaagaaaaatgtttgatggtagagttttttttagagaattgttacaaacataaaaaaaattatataaaagtaaattcataaattaacgtgattttatgtgattcgttagatctTACTGTATCAAAatatgtcagtttataaatttatttttatacgtataatttatttttatggctaaagtattaattctctctttttttcttttttttttaaaccgaCAGTGATTATTCATTCAAGTCATATAAAAAGTACTGTGCCATAAATCGGATACAATTTGTACGATACAATTTTTCTTACTACAATTTGGAAGTTCAACGTCGGTGGGTCCAttcttctaatattatttttattttctcctaaAGTCAGGTAGTATATTAAGTAGTACTGTGGCTTATCTCCAGATCGGAGTTCTATATATGCAAAATTCTTATGGCTTTATCTTCTTCCATGAACTCAATGGAATATGAGCAGATTGATTACCTCTTCAACTCTAGTTGCATTGAAGAACTTCATGAATGTAGCTTGGAAACAGGTTTTTCCTTGGAAAGAGAAGATCATCATGGGTTAATCTCCCCGAACATCATCCAAGATGTTGCAATTGACGATGATGAATGCAAGGAAAGATTGCTCCAGCTAGAGGTGGGGCTGGTGGATTTTGATTCCATCTGTCGAGCTACAGAAATGGATCTTGAGAGTTCTGTGGAAATTGGATCGGGTCATGATCACAAGAATCAAGAAAACCAGGAAAACGTGAGTGTATCTACAGAAGGAGGTTTTGCTTTAAAGGGAATTCAAGAAGAACTGATGCAGGAAAGCAGCTTGACAGATCTACTATTGATGGGAGCTGAAGCTGTTGAAGCACAAAACTGGGCTCTTGTTTCAACAGCAGTTGAGAAGCTTAACGATCTCTTAATTGATATTGAGAATATTGGAGATGAGTCGTTTAAGAGGTTGGCTCTTTTCTTCACTCAAGGCCTGCATTCCAAGAGCATCAATGCTCTCAAAATGCAGCACGACCCTGTAGCACTCACACCCACTAACCGCACTATTTATACCTTTCAGATGCTTCAGGAACTCTCTCCCTACGTGAAATTTGCGCATTTCACAGCGAACCAAGCGATCCTTGAGGCCACACAAGGAGATCATGAGATTCATGTCATTGATTTTGACATCATGGAGGGAATCCAATGGCCACCTCTGATGGTTGAGCTTTCAATGAGGAAGGATACTTTCCTCAGACTAACAGCCATCTTAGCGCCAGACCAGGAAAATACCGTATATTATGTTCAACAGACAGGAAAAAGACTGGAAGAGTTCGCAGATTCAATCAATTTGCCCTTCATGTTTGATCATATGGTGATGGCCAGAGAAGAAGATTTTGAAAGTATCAAAGTTGGCAATACTTTCATAGCCAACTGCATGATTCACCAGCTTCACATGCCTTACAGGAGTTTTTCATTGGTCAAAACTTTCCTGGGTGGTGTTTTCAAATTATCTCCAAAGATTTTCATTTTAGTACAAGAAGAGTTGTTCAATTTTGCTAGAATCCAGTCCATGTCCTTTGTAGAGTTCTTCTGTGAGGCACTCCACCATTACACTGCGCTGACTGACTCACTGGTCAACAGCTTTTGTGGTGTGTACAAAATGGGGTTTAGGCTAATAGAGAAGGAGTTTTTAGAGAGTAGAATTTTAGATAGTTTGAGTCAGTTTCCTaatgagaaggagaagagaatgttGTGGGGAGAGGGAGATGCTAATTCCTTCTTCAAGGGATATAGGAGAATCCCACTGAGTTCTGGTAATATTTGTCAAGCAAAATCATTGGCAAGCCTGTTTAGTGGGGGGTATTGGGTGCAGCATGAGAAGAGCAGGCTGGCCTTGTGTTGGAAGTCAAGGCCTTTGACAACAGCATCCATCTGGGTGCCAAAGCCAAAAACCAAAGACAAGATGATGATCAAGGTAGTCACATCCAGTTGAACTCTCTTTTTGTACAGATCATGTATGCAGGATTATCGATAAATCAAGACATGCGAGACAAATTCCACTCGTTATAGCCTATAGGTGATTAGGATTGGTTAATTTTATAATGATCAGCAGCTTTTATATATCCAATGTTGGTATGGATTTGCTAGCTTGTACGTAGTACAACCATTTGTTTTTACCTTGGCAAATTTTCGTATATGGGACTTTGTGAATAATGCATTTCTGGTTTTTCATGATGAAGCTACACGTACGTACGTGGAATGTATAATTAAagatatcatttaattaatcaaatctattttttatcagtttatattttttttaaactaatgaTTATTTAACATAATATCATAATTAAGTTAAAacgataaaaatagataaatttaatggtGTTATATGTATACATGCACTTTATTCATGTACGAATAGGCCAGGCAGGGAAACTATATATgaatttgttttcacaaataataggtatatatatagaattattgagtaataaaagcctttttttttttttttttttttaatctaggcATGAGATAAGCTGCTGAGAGTGGGGTCAAATTAGTGGATTCAGCGTGCAGTACCATAATAACTTAAACTTATGTACTGAACcaatattgagagagagagagaaccgtgAACAATCGGTTACTAATTTCTATGCAGACGGCCGCCAAAACTTACTGTAGAGTCAGGTAATTGAATTTTTTgatggtatatatatagtatataatccATTACCCCATCTCATTGTGTTGCTGTGatcttactatttatatattgatccttagatcaacttttattttttaaattaatccattAATTAATAGATTGTTGGATAAGATCACAATACAATGAAGAGAAGTTCtattaaataaagattttataaaaataaactcataaattgatgtagttttatgtaatatattagatctactttatgataaaagtagtttataatctgacatactatatcaaatcatgtcaatttataaatttacgtttgtattattattatttttagataaagcattaatttcttttacattaCTAAAATATAGTGGAAAAATTTATTCTTAAGAAACTGAAAAGGCTTGAGTTGAGAATATTAAAAGAGATTTTGGTTCAACAACGATAATAATgggagatcatgatgatgagaCTAAGACTTCATTTGGatcatcaattcatctcaactcatcattacaacttttttaaattctaacacaaaatataataaacaattcaactttttcaaatttcaaaataataataatattaaaaaataatattataataatattttatcatctcaactcaactcaactcaactcaactcactttaacatccaaactcaacctAAAAGGAGTTAAAATTGTCTATGACGCGCATGCATGGAATTGAAGGGTGTTTTTtggataaataaattaagagtaatgctaggaACGAGCTGTGTCAAATAGATAAGCTCTATGCATgccttttgtaaaaatatgggtttcattcaaaaataattttttttataatgggttccacttttttataaaaggtctGAATGAAACTTGTCTAGtgagacttgtacaaatcattttgtagatttttttaaatggttgcATATCTTTAGAATTCTAATTTCAGCTAGGTCGTTCTAATTTCACCATCCCTAAAAGATAACGGTTAATAGATTAATGATCGGTAAGTAgtaattttcaaacaaatgtatatatatatatatatattgaggttGGCCGCAATGATGTTGTTTAAAGTTTAATGGGTCGATCGAGTTGGTGAATGAATGTGAAATTCAACTAGTAAAAGGCCAGATCAAGTAGTTACAAATTATTAATAAGCTGGCATCTTAAGTTAgggttcatgcatgcatgcccaatattgaagctagctagctgcatgcatggGACCAATTtaatttccttaattaattaagattgatattaatttgtttcagtagctagctagctagcatgttAACgtcgcatgcatgcatgttgacCTCTTACATGGATGACGGAATCACTAATGAATTCAAAACATTGTTAAGTACGTTGCAGCTTAAATTAATTCCATTCCAACTTTGGATGTTTCTGTTGCTATGAACACATCTGAATGCGCCCTGCTCTTTTTGCTAAATACATTGATCCATAAGATTGATGATCTGCCGTCCCTGGATGAGACATAAATTTTAAACACTCCCAGGAGTAGTGGCTGGAGAATAATATCGGACAGGAATTAAGTGGTGGACCCCTATAGGCCAGGGGAGATTCGATCGtgaataagttgagataaattcgtagagatcatgatcaggagttaatgcaaattaaatataaaaggGTTACCTAAGTTATATATACCATGCTAGTTTATGTTCatgtacgtgtatatatatataagactggCCAGTAAGAGAGGAAGCCGAAGTTTAATTGTGGCCAACAATAATGAtgctaaaaagaaattaaagggATTAAATAGCCTCGCCTCAATGCACAAGCAAACAAAGGCGAGAGAAAGAGATCAGGAAGAAGCAAACAAGGTTTCATTTGCCGGCAGTTGGTATATACGGCTTAATTTGGCTAGCTATTAGCTAGCTAGTGGGTCTGTgtatacttttatatatgatcattgGTTAATGTCGCATCTGCCCGCCTTTGTTGTGCGCGCAAGTTTTCCAATCATCTTtcattatatatgtgtatatctCTAGTGAATAAATAAGCGTCCATGGATGTGAACAGTAAAATTGTCATCCTCCATGCATTCCATCCATTTTTTTGAGCGTTTTTacatttctatcattttatgtttttcttttgtgtcCGTTTACATAGAGATAGTTTGATCCTTTTACTATGTAGTGTCAAGGGCTAcaggttttgcatttttttttttaatttctgacTTTTTGTTTGCCTCCATTTTTGCGTGTTTTGACATTTCtatccttttttgttttaaacttttgtatttgtttatataGGGATGATTtggtctttttattttgttggtgCTAGGGGCTGCAcgtttactcttttttttttttccctcttccgCCTTTTCATTTGGCTtctatcttctctctctttcttttatcttctgtTCTTCGCCTTTTCTTCGTCTCTCTGTTAGGAACATGATGCAGCACACCGTTTGGAGAAATGAGATTAAACGCACAGCTTCAATAATCAGTGCTATATGCAATGTTTGGCATCTTGAGAGAATTCTagcttattattttattttgtctctTTGTAATAGTCAGTTGCTAGAGGTGTACGTGTCAGTCTTTTATTTGTATGGTTTGTTATTCTCCATGAGCATATGAGAAGGGATTGAAGGGAGGGAGATGTATTCTAGAACCTTGTGAAGAACTGATCTGTGT carries:
- the LOC109017232 gene encoding protein NODULATION SIGNALING PATHWAY 2-like is translated as MALSSSMNSMEYEQIDYLFNSSCIEELHECSLETGFSLEREDHHGLISPNIIQDVAIDDDECKERLLQLEVGLVDFDSICRATEMDLESSVEIGSGHDHKNQENQENVSVSTEGGFALKGIQEELMQESSLTDLLLMGAEAVEAQNWALVSTAVEKLNDLLIDIENIGDESFKRLALFFTQGLHSKSINALKMQHDPVALTPTNRTIYTFQMLQELSPYVKFAHFTANQAILEATQGDHEIHVIDFDIMEGIQWPPLMVELSMRKDTFLRLTAILAPDQENTVYYVQQTGKRLEEFADSINLPFMFDHMVMAREEDFESIKVGNTFIANCMIHQLHMPYRSFSLVKTFLGGVFKLSPKIFILVQEELFNFARIQSMSFVEFFCEALHHYTALTDSLVNSFCGVYKMGFRLIEKEFLESRILDSLSQFPNEKEKRMLWGEGDANSFFKGYRRIPLSSGNICQAKSLASLFSGGYWVQHEKSRLALCWKSRPLTTASIWVPKPKTKDKMMIKKHLPVGATPSETQRPYFRRWCYVDREDGYVVLEAKKTTTNAIDETQISISREMSSFDAYDIDVEEMNVNSFDHHFVDDNNENLAGGGSCKLCHKKQ